ACAGGACGCGGCGTAGACATCTGGGGCGATTCGCGGCCGCTGTCGCAGGGGCCTCGGCGCTGGTGGCCGTGAGTGTGGGCGTCGCCCTCGCGGCCGGTTCGGACGAGGGGCCCGACGGCCCCGTACCGAGCGCGTCGTCCACGCTGGATCCGGTCACCGAGGTGCCCGCCGACACCGGGGGCGGCACCGGAGGCACCGTCACCGGCGGCGGTGACAGTGGCGGTACCGACGCCGAGCCCGACCCTGATGCGACCGATCCGGTGCCCACGCCCACCCCGTCGGCCGATCTCGACGAGATCAACCGGCGTATCACCGAACTCGGCGCGAAGGTGGACCAGTTGCCCACCAAGCAGGAACTGGCCGACGCCCTGCGCGCCTTCGCCGATCAGCTCGACTCGCCGACGTCCCCCACGTCTGCCCCTACGCAGGCCCCTAGCTCTGACCCTGATCCTTCCTGACCGGATCCGGCGAGTCCGCCGGGCGTCGGGTCAGGTGGGCGAACGCGTCCAGGTTGCGGGTCGGCTCGCCTCGGGAGACGCGCCACTCGTACTCCTTGCGGATGGCGCTCGCGAAGCCGAGTTCCAGGAGGGTGTTGAAGGCGCCGTCGGCGGCCTCCAGGACCTGGCCGAGGAGGCGGTCGATCTCGTCCGGGGTGATGGACGAGAGGGGGAGGCGGGCGGTGACGTAGACGTCGCCGAGCTGGTCGACGGCGTAACTCACGCCGTACAGCTTGAGGTTGCGCTCCAGGAGCCAGCGGTGGACGCCGGGCTCGTTCTCGTCGGGGTGGCGGATGACGAAGGCGTTGAGGGAGAGGGAGTGGCGGCCGACGATGAGGGAGACGGTCGTCTTGAGCTTGCG
The Streptomyces sp. NBC_01485 genome window above contains:
- a CDS encoding YbjN domain-containing protein → MGDVMGAAEKTTAQVIEAFLKDAEATEGAEGTEDGALEWETPEPGTYVVQLPGTRKLKTTVSLIVGRHSLSLNAFVIRHPDENEPGVHRWLLERNLKLYGVSYAVDQLGDVYVTARLPLSSITPDEIDRLLGQVLEAADGAFNTLLELGFASAIRKEYEWRVSRGEPTRNLDAFAHLTRRPADSPDPVRKDQGQS